The genome window TTTAAGAAGCTCTTCATCTAACGGTTCTTCTTCGACCTTCTTCTCTGGATCGGGAAAAATATTACCCTTGAACTCGAACAGTTTGAAAGAGAAGAAATATACGAGAACCAGAATCGATAGGGAATTGAAAAGATCCAACTGACTCGAAGCAGCCGAATTTTTGATAATCACTTCTACCAACACCACACCGATCGCATATAATCCCGTAACCCAAGTAAACAGAGTTCTGAATTCTCTCCTCGATTCCATAAGGTCAATGCTTCTGTCTTTTAAGATTTTACCTAATGTCAAAAGAATCAGAGTTAAATACAAAAGTTGTGGGGTGCTGAAAAGAATCCTGGAGAATGCGTCCGTTTCATCCTGTAGACTCGAAAGAAAGAAGATGAAAAAACTATAACAGTTGATAAAGAGGAATAAGAGGCCGTGCCAAATTCTCAAATGAAAATCGTCTTCGAATAAACTCCGAACGAACAAATAGAAAAAAATCGAAACCGAGTAACAACCCATATGAACGACGATGATCAACAATGGATGAAAATCGGCGTGATTTCTGGCAAACATCGGACAGATAAAGTAGAAGATTAGAGACGCACAGAATAGACTTCCAAGAAGATTCCTCGCCGAGAATCGAACTCGAAGTAGAAAATTGAAAATCAAAAAACAGAGCTGTGCGATCGTGATCGCTTTTAGAATATAACTTAGATTCATAGTTTGCAACATAAGATTCGATTGTCATCTGTTGAAAGATGA of Leptospira sanjuanensis contains these proteins:
- a CDS encoding helix-turn-helix domain-containing protein, with the protein product MNLSYILKAITIAQLCFLIFNFLLRVRFSARNLLGSLFCASLIFYFICPMFARNHADFHPLLIIVVHMGCYSVSIFFYLFVRSLFEDDFHLRIWHGLLFLFINCYSFFIFFLSSLQDETDAFSRILFSTPQLLYLTLILLTLGKILKDRSIDLMESRREFRTLFTWVTGLYAIGVVLVEVIIKNSAASSQLDLFNSLSILVLVYFFSFKLFEFKGNIFPDPEKKVEEEPLDEELLKKLNRLLDSEKIFLTENLTILILAQKLNVPEKKIRKLINQGLGYRNFNEFLNHFRIQEAQTILADPTKNEIPVLRIAMDLGYGSLAPFNRAFKEIAGNTPTEFRKQNIL